In Salvelinus namaycush isolate Seneca chromosome 37, SaNama_1.0, whole genome shotgun sequence, the following are encoded in one genomic region:
- the LOC120030800 gene encoding fucolectin-6-like, translating into MVRSAMMFILLTLLELACSIGATVPRNLALRGKATQSDLIESIWHGYSHASNAIDGNRDSHFHHGSCTATDESTNPWWRVDLLDTYIVTSITVTNRGDAFPERLNGAEIRIGNSLVDNGIHNPLAKTISSVPAGSSLTLAFDPSFEGRYVIVVLPGQHRLLTLCEVEVYGYLAPTGENVALYGKATQSSLYEFGIPGNAIDGNRNAILMGGSCTHTLQDINAWWRVDLLKTYKVFSIIITNTVDSVPSRLNGAEICIGDSLKDNGINNPRCAVISSIPGGNSSTFQCNGMEGRYVNVVIPGREEYLTLCEVEVYGSPLDGTGPTCN; encoded by the exons ATGGTGAGATCAGCCATGATGTTCATCTTGTTGACTCTCCTGGAACTGGCATGCTCTATTGGTGCGACCGTCCCAA GAAATCTTGCCTTGCGTGGAAAAGCTACACAGTCAGACCTCATTGAGAGCATATGGCACGGTTACAGTCATGCCTCCAATGCCATTGATGGGAACCGCGATTCACATTTTCATCATGGGTCCTGCACTGCCACTGATGAATCCACTAACCCCTGGTGGAGAGTGGACCTGCTGGATACCTACATAGTCACCTCCATCACCGTCACCAACAGAGGGGATGCTTTTCCTGAGAGACTTAACGGGGCTGAGATACGAATAGGAAATTCTTTAGTGGACAATGGCATTCATAACCCTCT GGCTAAAACAATTTCCTCTGTTCCAGCCGGAAGTTCTCTCACCCTGGCTTTTGACCCAAGTTTCGAAGGACGTTATGTGATTGTGGTTCTACCAGGCCAGCATAGACTTCTGACACTCTGTGAAGTGGAGGTTTACGGCTACCTTGCCCCAACTG GAGAAAATGTGGCTCTATATGGAAAGGCCACCCAGTCGTCTTTGTATGAGTTTGGCATTCCAGGCAATGCTATTGACGGGAATCGCAACGCTATTTTGATGGGAGGGTCCTGCACCCACACTCTACAGGACATCAACGCCTGGTGGAGGGTGGACCTTCTGAAGACCTACAAAGTGTtctccatcatcatcaccaacacAGTCGACAGTGTTCCCAGTAGACTCAATGGAGCTGAGATTTGCATTGGAGATTCCCTGAAAGACAACGGCATCAATAATCCTAG GTGTGCTGTGATCTCCTCTATCCCTGGTGGCAATTCAAGCACTTTCCAGTGTAACGGCATGGAGGGTCGATATGTCAACGTGGTTATTCCAGGGAGGGAGGAGTACCTGACCTTGTGTGAGGTGGAGGTGTACGGGTCACCCCTGGATGGGACTGGGCCTACATGTAACTAA